A region of Streptomyces deccanensis DNA encodes the following proteins:
- a CDS encoding patatin-like phospholipase family protein has protein sequence MTAPSTRTTTPPTRGLVLGCGGTLGAAWTIAALHALRRALDWDPREADVLVGTSAGAEIATLLGAGVGVEELLAAQLGRPDARPDLLRHFASPPRALPPRPAAFLGSPGLARRALRGTAPTMAGLSGLLPQGRGDTRWLAALADSLVPAGQWVPHPATWLVATDFDTGRRTVFGHPDTRPAALRDALRASWAVPGWFPPVRIGGGRYADGGILSTASADLLVPSGLDEVYVVAPMSSRSPGPRRGLGRAEALLRRAMTRTLDAECAALRATGTRVVRIEPDAADLEVMGGNFMDPRRRLTVLETALRTTRAHVREALREAADETAHEAPGDALRDAVHEAVRDAAPTAAPRTGA, from the coding sequence GTGACCGCTCCGAGTACACGCACGACCACGCCCCCCACCCGAGGACTCGTACTGGGCTGCGGCGGCACGCTCGGCGCGGCCTGGACGATCGCCGCCCTGCACGCGCTGCGGCGAGCCCTGGATTGGGATCCGCGCGAGGCCGACGTCCTGGTCGGCACCTCCGCCGGGGCCGAGATCGCGACACTGCTCGGCGCGGGCGTGGGCGTGGAGGAGCTGCTGGCCGCGCAACTGGGCCGCCCGGACGCCCGCCCCGACCTCCTCCGCCACTTCGCCTCCCCGCCCCGGGCGCTCCCGCCCCGGCCCGCGGCCTTCCTCGGCTCCCCCGGGCTGGCCCGCCGCGCCCTGCGTGGCACCGCCCCCACCATGGCCGGGCTGTCCGGTCTGCTGCCCCAGGGCCGCGGCGACACCCGATGGCTGGCGGCGCTCGCGGACTCCCTCGTCCCCGCCGGGCAGTGGGTCCCGCATCCGGCGACCTGGCTGGTGGCGACCGACTTCGACACGGGCCGCCGTACGGTCTTCGGGCACCCCGACACGCGCCCGGCCGCCCTGCGGGACGCGCTCCGGGCGTCCTGGGCGGTGCCGGGCTGGTTCCCGCCCGTGCGCATCGGGGGCGGGCGGTACGCCGACGGCGGCATCCTCTCCACCGCCTCCGCCGACCTGCTCGTGCCGAGCGGGCTCGACGAGGTGTACGTCGTCGCGCCGATGAGCTCCCGCTCCCCCGGCCCGCGCCGGGGGCTCGGCCGGGCGGAGGCCCTGCTGCGCCGGGCGATGACCCGCACGCTCGACGCGGAGTGCGCCGCGCTGCGGGCGACGGGCACCCGGGTCGTCCGGATCGAGCCCGACGCCGCCGACCTGGAGGTGATGGGCGGCAACTTCATGGACCCCCGACGCCGCCTGACGGTCCTGGAGACCGCCCTGCGCACGACACGGGCCCACGTCCGCGAGGCGCTCCGCGAAGCCGCCGACGAAACCGCCCACGAAGCCCCCGGTGACGCCCTCCGTGACGCCGTCCATGAGGCCGTCCGTGACGCCGCACCCACCGCCGCCCCACGGACAGGAGCCTGA
- a CDS encoding TetR/AcrR family transcriptional regulator, which yields MARLSRVESQERTRERLVATARQLFLSHGYAATSLSDVAETAGYSKGAVYSNFRSKDHLCLAALDDIRAEQLALLTDAVMGEAGIEDRLAAFAAWAEAHIGDEAWTTLEVEFLTSARHDAELRGEIAVRVAVIREALAHLLDALALELGVAPAMPADRAAMTLLSLGIGLGVQRVADPTVPTAVLTETLRLVLRMGDRAEG from the coding sequence ATGGCCCGCCTCAGCCGCGTCGAGAGTCAGGAACGGACGCGTGAGCGGCTGGTCGCCACCGCGCGGCAGCTGTTCCTCTCCCACGGCTACGCCGCCACCTCGCTCAGCGACGTCGCCGAGACGGCCGGCTACTCCAAGGGCGCCGTCTACTCCAACTTCCGCAGCAAGGACCACCTGTGCCTCGCCGCCCTCGACGACATCCGGGCCGAACAGCTGGCGCTGCTCACGGACGCCGTCATGGGCGAGGCCGGGATCGAGGACCGGCTCGCGGCCTTCGCCGCGTGGGCGGAGGCGCACATCGGCGACGAGGCGTGGACCACGCTGGAGGTCGAGTTCCTCACCAGCGCGCGGCACGACGCCGAGCTGCGGGGCGAGATCGCCGTACGGGTCGCGGTGATTCGTGAGGCTCTCGCCCACCTGCTCGACGCGCTCGCCCTGGAGCTGGGCGTCGCCCCGGCGATGCCCGCCGACCGCGCCGCGATGACCCTCCTCAGCCTGGGCATAGGCCTCGGCGTCCAACGCGTCGCCGACCCGACGGTCCCCACGGCCGTCCTGACGGAGACGCTGCGGCTGGTGCTGCGGATGGGCGACCGGGCGGAGGGGTGA
- a CDS encoding sugar ABC transporter permease, with protein sequence MRRRVHEGELGPVPALLALAVTWIVFQSLNENFLSPRNLSVLSVEIVGTGMVAVGVVFVLLIGEIDLSVGSLAGLSGALFAALNVNHGMPEGFAVLVAVACGAAAGALHGFVFTKIGVPAFVVTLAGLLAWNGLMLYLLGPESSISFSDDGLVAELTSRAFGSAAVTYGLAALGPLAYLLLCLRDRRRRGAAGMPYRARGDIWVRTALLALASFATVHVLGRFEGLPLALLIFLGVVIAADLFLRRTVYGRQVLALGSGVEAARRSGVDVSRVRIAVFVVSGTLAAVGGLFVASRLTSATQVPGSGMLLINAIAAAVIGGTSLFGGRGSTWSALLGVLIIQSIASGMALLGVQPAVQFMITGGVLLVAVVFDSLARRAAETRGRA encoded by the coding sequence GTGCGCCGCAGGGTGCACGAGGGCGAACTCGGCCCGGTGCCCGCGCTTCTCGCCCTCGCCGTGACCTGGATCGTCTTCCAGAGCCTCAACGAGAACTTCCTCTCCCCGCGCAACCTCTCCGTCCTCAGCGTCGAGATCGTCGGCACCGGCATGGTCGCCGTCGGCGTCGTCTTCGTGCTGCTGATCGGCGAGATCGACCTCTCGGTGGGTTCGCTGGCCGGCCTCTCCGGCGCCCTGTTCGCCGCACTGAACGTCAACCACGGCATGCCGGAGGGGTTCGCCGTACTCGTCGCGGTGGCCTGCGGCGCGGCGGCCGGGGCGCTCCACGGGTTCGTGTTCACCAAGATCGGCGTGCCCGCGTTCGTCGTCACCCTCGCGGGCCTGCTGGCCTGGAACGGCCTGATGCTCTACCTCCTGGGGCCGGAGAGCTCCATCAGCTTCAGCGACGACGGCCTGGTCGCCGAGCTGACCAGCCGCGCCTTCGGCTCCGCCGCCGTCACCTACGGCCTGGCGGCGCTCGGTCCGCTCGCGTACCTCCTCCTGTGCCTCCGCGACCGCCGACGCCGGGGCGCGGCCGGGATGCCGTACCGGGCGAGGGGCGACATCTGGGTGCGGACGGCGCTGCTCGCGCTGGCCTCGTTCGCCACCGTCCACGTCCTGGGCCGTTTCGAGGGCCTGCCGCTGGCGCTGCTGATCTTCCTCGGTGTCGTCATCGCCGCGGACCTCTTCCTGCGCCGCACGGTCTACGGCCGTCAGGTCCTCGCGCTGGGCAGCGGAGTGGAGGCGGCCCGGCGGTCCGGCGTCGACGTGTCGCGCGTACGGATCGCCGTGTTCGTGGTGTCGGGGACGCTGGCCGCCGTGGGCGGTCTGTTCGTCGCGTCCCGGCTCACGTCGGCGACCCAGGTCCCGGGCTCCGGGATGCTGCTGATCAACGCCATCGCCGCCGCCGTCATCGGCGGCACCAGCCTCTTCGGCGGCCGTGGCTCGACCTGGTCCGCCCTGCTGGGCGTCCTCATCATCCAGTCCATCGCCTCGGGCATGGCCCTGCTGGGCGTCCAGCCCGCCGTCCAGTTCATGATCACCGGCGGCGTGCTGCTCGTCGCCGTCGTCTTCGACTCCCTGGCCCGCCGCGCGGCGGAGACCCGGGGACGGGCCTGA
- a CDS encoding ATP-binding cassette domain-containing protein, producing the protein MVQPLLALRGVSKRFAAVHALVDVELEIRAGEVVALVGDNAAGKSTLVKVISGVGPPDKGVIEWEGEPVQIRRPQDAQLLGIAAVYQDLAMCGHLDVVGNLFLGREIHRFGVLDEVEMERRTRELLRTLSIRIPDVRVPLATLSGGQRQVVAITRSFVSAPRLLLLDEPTASLGLEQTNQLLDLIEELRDRGTGVLLISHNMGDIKAVADRIAVLRLGRNNGLFDVSTTSQEQIISSITGAVDNTAGHPPTDPEETWP; encoded by the coding sequence GTGGTCCAGCCCCTGCTGGCGTTGCGCGGCGTCTCCAAGCGTTTCGCCGCCGTCCACGCGCTGGTGGACGTCGAACTGGAGATCAGGGCCGGTGAGGTGGTCGCCCTGGTCGGCGACAACGCCGCCGGGAAATCCACGCTGGTCAAGGTGATCTCGGGGGTCGGGCCCCCCGACAAGGGCGTCATCGAGTGGGAGGGCGAACCCGTCCAGATCAGACGCCCCCAGGACGCCCAGCTCCTCGGGATCGCGGCCGTCTACCAGGACCTCGCGATGTGCGGCCACCTCGACGTCGTCGGCAACCTCTTCCTCGGCCGGGAGATCCACCGCTTCGGCGTCCTCGACGAGGTGGAGATGGAGCGCCGCACCCGCGAGCTGCTGCGCACCCTCTCCATCCGCATCCCCGACGTCCGCGTCCCGCTCGCCACGCTGTCGGGCGGCCAGCGGCAGGTCGTCGCGATCACCCGCTCGTTCGTGAGCGCCCCCCGGCTGCTCCTGCTCGACGAGCCCACCGCCTCCCTGGGCCTCGAACAGACCAACCAGCTCCTCGACCTCATCGAGGAACTGCGCGACCGGGGCACCGGAGTGCTCCTCATCAGCCACAACATGGGGGACATCAAGGCCGTCGCCGACCGGATCGCCGTCCTGCGCCTCGGCCGCAACAACGGCCTGTTCGACGTCAGCACGACCTCCCAGGAACAGATCATCTCCTCCATCACCGGCGCGGTGGACAACACCGCGGGCCACCCCCCGACCGACCCGGAGGAGACATGGCCGTGA
- a CDS encoding sugar ABC transporter substrate-binding protein, whose amino-acid sequence MGLGVGRTAVVKRRSLGRAGAAFLVAAGLVLTGACGGGGDSGGGGGGDDLTVGVLLPGGGASRFGQFDRPLIEKRLKELCPGCPAATVAATAEPAVQRQQLDAMITRGVDVLIVAAVDPKALRSSVEAADRADIPVVAYDRLAQGPISGYVTFDGDTVGRLQAEELLKAMGDKADGGQIVMMNGATTDPNAGWYKRGALAVLEGEVKIGKSYDTVGWRPENGYVNMSGAISALGGENIDGVLAANDSLAGAVISALNASAVRPLPPVTGQDADLAAIQRIVQGSQHMTIYKPFEPAADAAAEMAVALGRGETVDDIATGTVDSPTDENIPAVLLPSVAVTVDNIEETVVKDGMYTIDQICTPKLRPACDKAGLTP is encoded by the coding sequence ATGGGTCTCGGCGTCGGCCGTACAGCGGTCGTGAAGCGTAGGTCCCTCGGGCGGGCGGGTGCGGCGTTCCTGGTCGCCGCCGGTCTGGTCCTGACCGGGGCGTGTGGCGGGGGCGGGGACAGCGGGGGCGGCGGTGGAGGGGACGACCTCACCGTCGGCGTGCTGCTGCCGGGCGGCGGAGCCTCCCGCTTCGGACAGTTCGACAGACCCCTGATCGAGAAGCGGCTGAAGGAGCTGTGCCCCGGCTGCCCGGCCGCGACCGTCGCCGCCACCGCCGAGCCGGCCGTCCAGCGGCAACAGCTCGACGCCATGATCACCAGGGGCGTCGACGTCCTGATCGTCGCCGCCGTCGACCCCAAGGCGCTGCGCTCGTCGGTCGAGGCCGCCGACCGGGCCGACATCCCCGTCGTCGCCTACGACCGGCTCGCCCAGGGCCCCATCTCCGGCTACGTCACCTTCGACGGCGACACCGTCGGCAGGCTCCAGGCCGAGGAACTGCTGAAGGCCATGGGTGACAAGGCCGACGGCGGCCAGATCGTCATGATGAACGGCGCCACCACCGACCCCAACGCCGGCTGGTACAAGCGCGGGGCGCTCGCCGTCCTGGAGGGCGAGGTGAAGATCGGCAAGTCGTACGACACCGTCGGCTGGCGGCCGGAGAACGGCTACGTCAACATGAGCGGCGCCATCTCCGCCCTCGGCGGCGAGAACATCGACGGCGTCCTGGCCGCCAACGACAGCCTCGCGGGCGCCGTGATCTCCGCCCTCAACGCCAGCGCGGTGCGGCCGCTGCCGCCGGTCACCGGCCAGGACGCCGACCTCGCGGCCATCCAGCGCATCGTGCAGGGCAGCCAGCACATGACCATCTACAAGCCGTTCGAACCGGCGGCCGACGCCGCCGCCGAGATGGCCGTCGCGCTGGGGCGCGGCGAGACGGTCGACGACATCGCCACCGGCACCGTCGACAGCCCCACCGACGAGAACATCCCTGCCGTCCTCCTCCCCTCGGTCGCGGTGACGGTCGACAACATCGAGGAGACTGTGGTCAAGGACGGTATGTACACCATCGACCAGATATGCACCCCGAAGCTCCGGCCCGCGTGCGACAAGGCCGGACTCACCCCGTGA
- a CDS encoding type II toxin-antitoxin system Phd/YefM family antitoxin, with product MSEPVIESMAEVRSHLADVIDRAHREETPTIITRRGKQEAVVIDIQEYQRLREIAENAEEAWLNQLADEAESEGTEGSVSLEEMAALLRTHQS from the coding sequence ATGAGTGAGCCGGTGATCGAATCAATGGCCGAAGTCCGCAGTCACCTCGCCGACGTCATCGATCGCGCCCATCGGGAGGAAACCCCGACGATCATCACGCGGCGCGGCAAGCAGGAAGCCGTCGTGATCGACATCCAGGAGTACCAGCGCCTGCGTGAGATCGCCGAGAACGCCGAAGAGGCATGGCTCAACCAGCTGGCCGACGAAGCCGAATCCGAGGGTACGGAGGGGTCGGTCTCCTTGGAAGAGATGGCCGCCCTGCTGCGCACCCATCAGAGCTGA
- a CDS encoding type II toxin-antitoxin system RelE family toxin: protein MGYVTRFTPHAQRDMLKVPRPDALRILYRLAELQKAMDAGGTESFDIKALQGHSARWRLRVGDSRVVYTVEGGQLIVWVLAVGNRRDIYRQVP, encoded by the coding sequence ATGGGGTACGTCACGCGCTTCACGCCGCATGCTCAGCGGGACATGCTGAAGGTTCCGCGCCCTGACGCGCTGCGCATTCTGTACCGCCTCGCCGAACTGCAGAAGGCGATGGACGCGGGAGGCACCGAGTCGTTCGACATCAAGGCACTCCAAGGGCACAGTGCCCGCTGGCGGCTCAGAGTCGGTGACTCCCGCGTCGTCTACACCGTTGAGGGCGGCCAGTTGATCGTGTGGGTCCTGGCCGTAGGCAACCGGCGCGATATCTACCGCCAAGTCCCGTAG
- a CDS encoding SDR family oxidoreductase: MSANRASRTSDRAIAYDDDRLPRCLVTGATGYIGGRLVPELLDAGYAVRCLARSPGKLRDHPWAGRAEVVRGDVTDGESVGAAMEGVDVAYYLVHALGTGRGFEETDRRAAEVFGERARAAGVRRIVYLGGLTPAGVPEHELSPHLRSRAEVGRVLLASGVPTAVLRAAVIIGSGSASFEMLRHLTERLPVMVTPSWVRTRIQPIAVRDVLRLLVGCARLPDDVNRTFDIGGPDVVTYEQMMRRYAAVAELPKRVIVPVPPLTPRLSSLWVGLVTPVPGGLARPLVESLKHEVVCGERDIVRYVPDPPEGPVGLDRAIALALRRVRDADVATRWSSAATPRAPSDPLPTDPDWAGGSLYEDRRERPVAASPQALWRVVEAIGGENGWYSSPLAWSLRGWADRLVGGVGLRRGRRDATRLRIGDSLDFWRVEEIEPGRLLRLRAEMRLPGLAWLEMTVDRDEEGHTVYRQRALFHPHGLAGHAYWWAVAPFHAAVFGGMARNIAAAAEAEAHTDTAPEPARTH, encoded by the coding sequence ATGAGTGCGAACCGTGCGTCCCGTACGTCGGACCGGGCGATTGCCTACGACGATGATCGCCTGCCGCGCTGTCTGGTCACCGGGGCCACCGGGTACATCGGGGGGCGGCTCGTGCCGGAGTTGTTGGACGCCGGGTACGCCGTACGGTGTCTGGCTCGGTCGCCCGGGAAGCTGCGGGACCATCCGTGGGCCGGGCGGGCGGAGGTCGTGCGGGGGGACGTGACCGACGGGGAGTCCGTGGGGGCGGCCATGGAGGGCGTGGACGTCGCGTACTACCTCGTGCACGCGCTCGGCACCGGGCGGGGGTTCGAGGAGACCGACCGGCGGGCGGCCGAGGTCTTCGGGGAGCGGGCGCGGGCGGCGGGCGTACGGCGGATCGTGTACCTCGGTGGGCTGACCCCCGCCGGAGTCCCCGAGCACGAGCTCTCGCCGCATCTGCGGTCCCGCGCCGAGGTGGGCCGCGTGCTGCTGGCCTCGGGTGTGCCGACCGCCGTGCTCCGTGCCGCCGTGATCATCGGGTCGGGCTCGGCGTCGTTCGAGATGCTGCGCCATCTCACCGAGCGGCTGCCTGTGATGGTGACCCCGAGCTGGGTGCGCACCCGTATCCAGCCCATCGCCGTCCGGGACGTGCTCCGTCTCCTCGTGGGGTGCGCGCGGCTGCCGGACGACGTGAACCGGACCTTCGACATCGGCGGGCCGGACGTCGTCACGTACGAGCAGATGATGCGGCGGTACGCGGCCGTCGCGGAGCTGCCGAAGCGGGTGATCGTGCCCGTGCCGCCGCTGACCCCTCGGCTGTCCAGTCTGTGGGTCGGGCTGGTCACCCCGGTGCCGGGCGGTCTCGCGCGCCCGCTCGTCGAGTCGCTGAAGCACGAGGTGGTGTGCGGCGAGCGGGACATCGTCCGGTACGTGCCCGACCCGCCGGAGGGGCCGGTCGGCCTGGACCGGGCGATCGCGCTGGCCCTGCGGCGGGTGCGGGACGCGGACGTGGCGACCCGGTGGTCCTCGGCCGCGACGCCCCGCGCGCCCAGCGACCCGCTGCCGACCGACCCCGACTGGGCGGGCGGCAGCCTGTACGAGGACCGCCGGGAGCGCCCGGTGGCGGCGTCGCCGCAGGCGCTGTGGCGGGTGGTGGAGGCGATCGGCGGCGAGAACGGCTGGTACTCCTCGCCGCTGGCCTGGTCCCTGCGCGGCTGGGCGGACCGGCTGGTCGGCGGGGTCGGCCTGCGCCGGGGCCGCCGCGACGCGACCCGGCTGCGGATCGGCGACAGCCTCGACTTCTGGCGGGTCGAGGAGATCGAGCCCGGCCGGCTGCTCCGCCTCCGCGCGGAGATGCGGCTGCCGGGCCTGGCCTGGCTGGAGATGACCGTCGACCGGGACGAGGAGGGGCACACGGTCTACCGGCAACGCGCCCTGTTCCACCCGCACGGGCTCGCCGGGCACGCGTACTGGTGGGCCGTGGCTCCCTTTCACGCGGCGGTTTTCGGCGGGATGGCACGCAACATCGCGGCGGCGGCGGAGGCCGAAGCCCACACGGACACCGCCCCCGAACCGGCCCGCACGCACTGA
- a CDS encoding diflavin oxidoreductase yields the protein MTLLPPALPPTGSLIPADAPFSAQQEAWLAGFLAGVAAAGRRQGAGSDAPAATIDVLIGTQTGNAELVAEDVVAGARARGLGGRTAALDDVTPEALAAMSHVIVVTSTYGEGEMPDNAGLFWEALQSDTAPRLEGVRYAVLGLGDRGYDDFCQAAKLIDTRLEQLGATRLHERVDCDVDFEEPAAEWTTAVLERLVAETGATGGAGTGAPVSKASEASVAPARPRSPWNKRTPYPSRLTTNRLLSSPHSAKEIRHYEFDLGDSGITYEAGDALAVVPLNDETLVGDLLTYLHAGGDAETAELLRTEREIRTPSKELIADLVERAPTSELASVVAHGDRSDLDSWLWGRDVLDLLRDAGPEAPSLAELLPLLRPLQARQYSISSSPLAHPGSVHLTVASVRYDSGQRTYGGVASTYLADRIGADATVGVYLQPNASFSVPADDDSPMIMIGPGTGIAPFRGFLHERAARGASGRNWLFFGDRHRETDFVYEDELTELRRRGVLTELDLAFSRDQAEKIYVQTRMRERSRELYAWLEEGAHVYVCGDASRMAKDVEAALLGVIAEQRGRGDDDAAEYLAALRRAKRYVRDVY from the coding sequence GTGACCCTCCTGCCTCCGGCCCTCCCCCCGACCGGCTCCCTCATCCCGGCCGACGCGCCGTTCTCCGCCCAGCAGGAGGCGTGGCTCGCCGGGTTCCTCGCCGGTGTCGCGGCCGCCGGACGCCGGCAGGGCGCGGGCTCCGACGCACCGGCGGCGACGATCGACGTCCTGATCGGCACCCAGACCGGCAACGCCGAGCTGGTCGCCGAGGACGTCGTCGCGGGCGCCCGCGCGCGAGGCCTCGGCGGCCGGACGGCGGCCCTGGACGACGTCACACCGGAGGCCCTCGCCGCGATGTCCCACGTCATCGTGGTGACATCCACGTACGGCGAGGGCGAGATGCCCGACAACGCCGGGCTGTTCTGGGAGGCGCTGCAGTCCGACACCGCCCCGCGCCTGGAGGGCGTGCGCTACGCGGTCCTCGGGCTCGGCGACCGTGGCTACGACGACTTCTGCCAGGCCGCGAAGCTCATCGACACCCGGCTGGAACAGCTGGGCGCGACCCGGCTGCACGAACGCGTCGACTGCGACGTGGACTTCGAGGAGCCGGCCGCCGAGTGGACGACGGCGGTACTGGAGCGCCTGGTCGCGGAGACCGGCGCGACAGGCGGCGCGGGCACGGGCGCCCCCGTGTCGAAGGCGTCGGAGGCGTCGGTGGCACCCGCCCGCCCCCGCTCCCCGTGGAACAAGCGCACCCCGTACCCCTCCCGGCTCACCACGAACCGGCTCCTGTCCTCCCCGCACAGCGCGAAGGAGATCCGCCACTACGAGTTCGACCTCGGCGACAGCGGCATCACCTACGAGGCGGGCGACGCGCTGGCGGTCGTACCGCTGAACGACGAGACGCTGGTGGGCGACCTCCTGACGTATCTGCACGCGGGCGGCGACGCGGAGACGGCCGAACTCCTGCGCACCGAGCGGGAGATCCGCACGCCGTCGAAGGAACTGATCGCCGACCTCGTGGAACGGGCCCCCACGAGCGAGCTGGCCTCGGTCGTCGCCCACGGCGACCGCTCGGACCTGGACTCCTGGCTCTGGGGCCGGGACGTACTGGACCTGCTGCGCGACGCCGGCCCCGAGGCACCGTCGCTGGCCGAACTCCTGCCGCTCCTCCGGCCGTTGCAGGCCCGGCAGTACTCGATCTCGTCGAGCCCGCTGGCGCACCCCGGCAGCGTCCACCTCACGGTCGCGTCGGTCCGCTACGACTCCGGGCAGCGGACGTACGGGGGCGTGGCGTCGACGTACCTGGCGGACCGGATCGGCGCGGACGCGACGGTGGGCGTCTACCTCCAGCCGAACGCCTCCTTCAGCGTCCCGGCCGACGACGACTCCCCCATGATCATGATCGGCCCCGGCACGGGCATCGCCCCCTTCCGCGGCTTCCTGCACGAGCGGGCCGCGCGGGGCGCCTCCGGCCGCAACTGGCTGTTCTTCGGCGACCGGCACCGCGAGACGGACTTCGTGTACGAGGACGAGCTGACGGAGCTGCGCCGACGCGGCGTCCTCACCGAACTCGACCTCGCCTTCTCCCGCGACCAGGCCGAGAAGATCTACGTCCAGACGCGGATGCGGGAGCGGTCGCGGGAGCTGTACGCGTGGCTGGAGGAGGGCGCGCACGTCTACGTCTGCGGCGACGCCTCCCGGATGGCGAAGGACGTCGAGGCGGCGCTGCTGGGCGTCATCGCCGAGCAGCGCGGCCGTGGCGACGACGACGCGGCGGAGTACCTGGCCGCGCTCCGCCGGGCGAAGCGCTACGTACGGGACGTGTACTGA